The following proteins are co-located in the Noviherbaspirillum sp. UKPF54 genome:
- a CDS encoding methyl-accepting chemotaxis protein, translated as MSISNMKVGTRLALGFGSVCFLLLATVIIGITKLAALDAGTNLIIKDRWPKIAASTEIMAQTDRISIALRDMMLAESKEARQKQLDELADARKVIEPNVEKLEKMIVLPKGKELMQQMFAARSQYIASQKKLIALINEEKAAEARAHLENELRPLLKNYKDAMRNLVVFQEDLIDAAGKASDNNFTQARTLMITLGVLALMLAAFIGFVITRSLLKQLGGEPEYASSIAGRIAEGDLMVDVNVSRNDQSSLLHAMRVMRDNLANIVAQVRQGTETIATASGQIAAGNQDLSSRTEEQAGSLEETASSMEELTSTVKQNGDNARQANQLATTASEVASKGGAVVSQVVETMGAINESSKKIVDIIGVIDGIAFQTNILALNAAVEAARAGEQGRGFAVVASEVRSLAQRSASAAKEIKALIDDSVQKVGVGAALVNEAGATMQEIVESIRRVTDIMGEITSASQEQVAGIEQISMAISQMDQMTQQNAAQVEQTAAASSAMQDQAGKLAQMVGVFRIGSTQAEPVAPRLAPAPAPRLSTRVVAKAGGAVTAPQPKRAVPRTSDASEWEEF; from the coding sequence ATGAGCATCTCAAATATGAAGGTCGGAACGCGCCTTGCGCTGGGTTTCGGGAGCGTTTGCTTTCTCTTGCTGGCAACGGTCATCATCGGCATTACCAAGCTTGCCGCACTGGACGCAGGTACAAACCTGATTATCAAGGACAGATGGCCGAAGATCGCGGCATCCACCGAGATCATGGCGCAGACTGACCGCATTTCGATCGCGCTGCGCGACATGATGCTGGCTGAAAGCAAGGAAGCCCGGCAAAAGCAACTTGACGAGCTCGCCGACGCGCGGAAGGTCATCGAGCCCAATGTCGAAAAACTGGAAAAGATGATCGTGCTGCCGAAAGGCAAAGAGCTGATGCAGCAAATGTTTGCTGCACGCAGTCAGTACATCGCCAGCCAGAAGAAGCTCATTGCATTAATCAATGAAGAAAAAGCGGCGGAAGCACGGGCTCATTTGGAAAATGAGCTGCGGCCCTTGTTGAAGAATTATAAGGATGCGATGCGCAATCTCGTCGTGTTCCAGGAGGACTTGATCGACGCCGCTGGAAAGGCTTCCGACAACAACTTTACACAGGCCCGCACGCTGATGATTACGCTTGGCGTATTGGCATTGATGCTGGCTGCGTTCATCGGTTTTGTCATCACGCGCAGCCTGCTCAAGCAGCTGGGCGGTGAGCCCGAATATGCTTCCTCGATTGCCGGCCGCATCGCCGAAGGCGACCTGATGGTCGACGTCAACGTCAGCAGAAACGATCAATCCAGCCTGCTGCATGCCATGCGGGTCATGCGCGACAACCTCGCCAACATCGTGGCGCAGGTTCGCCAGGGTACCGAAACCATCGCCACTGCCTCCGGCCAGATTGCGGCCGGCAATCAGGACCTGTCATCGCGTACGGAAGAGCAGGCCGGTTCGCTGGAAGAGACGGCGTCCTCGATGGAGGAATTGACCTCCACCGTCAAGCAGAACGGCGACAACGCGCGTCAAGCCAACCAGCTGGCGACGACGGCATCGGAAGTCGCCAGCAAGGGCGGCGCGGTTGTGTCGCAGGTGGTCGAGACGATGGGCGCGATCAACGAATCGTCGAAGAAGATTGTCGACATCATCGGCGTCATCGACGGCATCGCCTTCCAGACCAACATCCTGGCACTGAATGCGGCGGTGGAAGCCGCTCGTGCCGGCGAGCAGGGCCGCGGGTTTGCGGTGGTGGCGTCGGAAGTGCGCAGCCTGGCGCAGCGCTCGGCTAGCGCGGCCAAGGAAATCAAGGCGCTGATCGACGACTCGGTACAGAAGGTCGGCGTTGGCGCGGCGCTGGTCAATGAGGCGGGCGCGACGATGCAGGAGATTGTCGAGAGCATTCGACGGGTGACCGACATCATGGGCGAGATTACCTCGGCCAGCCAGGAGCAGGTCGCAGGCATCGAGCAGATCAGCATGGCGATCAGCCAGATGGATCAGATGACGCAGCAGAATGCAGCACAGGTAGAACAGACGGCAGCGGCGTCAAGCGCCATGCAGGACCAGGCCGGCAAGCTGGCGCAAATGGTTGGCGTGTTCCGGATCGGCAGCACACAGGCGGAGCCGGTGGCCCCCCGCCTGGCGCCGGCTCCTGCGCCGCGTCTGAGCACGAGGGTTGTGGCGAAGGCCGGTGGTGCCGTCACGGCACCCCAACCCAAACGCGCGGTGCCACGGACCAGTGACGCAAGCGAATGGGAAGAATTCTGA
- a CDS encoding c-type cytochrome, translating into MKRSLLVVLAAGALLSNAAMANADLAKAKNCLACHAVANKVVGPAFKDVAAKYAGQKDAEDKLTQKVLKGGSGVWGPVPMPANTQVNEAEARTLVKWVLSQK; encoded by the coding sequence ATGAAACGTTCTTTGTTGGTAGTCCTGGCTGCTGGTGCTCTCCTGTCCAACGCTGCAATGGCGAACGCCGATCTGGCGAAAGCTAAGAACTGCCTGGCTTGCCACGCAGTTGCAAACAAGGTGGTTGGCCCCGCATTCAAGGATGTTGCCGCTAAATACGCCGGCCAAAAGGATGCGGAAGACAAGCTGACCCAGAAAGTGCTCAAGGGCGGCAGCGGCGTCTGGGGCCCGGTCCCGATGCCTGCCAATACCCAAGTCAACGAGGCTGAAGCACGCACTCTCGTGAAGTGGGTACTGAGCCAGAAGTAA
- a CDS encoding TIGR04438 family Trp-rich protein yields MPIIIIIVALSALRYFEIGPFADLSWWWIVGLFGVAFVWFEFVERAFGLDKRKAHEQLEKARQERVKKTFKK; encoded by the coding sequence ATGCCCATCATCATTATCATTGTTGCATTATCCGCACTGCGCTATTTCGAGATCGGGCCATTCGCCGACTTGTCGTGGTGGTGGATCGTCGGCCTGTTCGGCGTTGCCTTCGTCTGGTTCGAATTTGTCGAGCGCGCGTTCGGCCTGGATAAGCGCAAGGCGCACGAGCAGTTGGAAAAAGCGCGGCAGGAACGGGTAAAGAAGACTTTCAAGAAATAA
- the ilvD gene encoding dihydroxy-acid dehydratase has protein sequence MPQYRSYTTTHGRNMAGARALWRATGMKDGDFNKPIIAVVNSFTQFVPGHVHLKDLGQLVAREIEAAGGVAKEFNTIAVDDGIAMGHGGMLYSLPSRELIADSVEYMVNAHCADAMVCISNCDKITPGMLMAAMRLNIPAVFVSGGPMEAGKVIEALHGKQEGSQKIIKVDLIDAMIQAGDPSVSDEQVANIERSACPTCGSCSGMFTANSMNCLTEALGLSLPGNGTIVATHADRKALFLRAGRLVVDIAKRYYEQEDASVLPRSIATKAAFENAMALDVSMGGSTNTVLHLLAAAQEAGVQFTMADIDRISRKVPCLCKVAPATQDYHIEDVHRAGGIVGILGELDRAGLLDTSVSTVHSKTLGEAIAANDIMRTEDPAVRQRFLAAPGGVPTQTAFSQDKRFDKLDNDRAHGCIRDKEHAYSKDGGLAVLYGNLAENGCIVKTAGVDESILKFTGTARVFESQDDAVDAILGDVVKEGDVIIIRYEGPKGGPGMQEMLYPTSYIKSKGLGKSCALFTDGRFSGGSSGLVIGHASPEAAEGGAIGLVEDGDTIEIDIPERRMHLKVSDDELARRRAAMEAKGDRAWKPANRQRVVSQALQAYAALATSADRGAVRDLSQLKR, from the coding sequence ATGCCGCAATACCGTTCCTATACCACCACCCATGGCCGCAACATGGCCGGCGCGCGCGCTCTCTGGCGCGCCACCGGCATGAAAGACGGCGACTTCAACAAGCCGATCATCGCGGTGGTCAATTCCTTCACCCAGTTCGTGCCGGGCCACGTGCACCTGAAGGACCTGGGCCAGCTGGTGGCGCGCGAGATCGAGGCGGCCGGCGGCGTGGCCAAGGAATTCAACACCATCGCGGTCGATGACGGCATTGCGATGGGCCACGGCGGCATGCTGTATTCGCTGCCGTCGCGCGAGCTGATCGCCGACTCGGTCGAATACATGGTCAACGCGCACTGCGCCGACGCGATGGTGTGCATCTCCAACTGCGACAAGATCACCCCCGGCATGCTGATGGCCGCGATGCGCCTGAATATCCCGGCCGTGTTTGTGTCCGGCGGCCCGATGGAAGCGGGCAAGGTGATCGAGGCGCTGCACGGCAAGCAGGAAGGCTCGCAAAAGATCATCAAGGTCGATCTGATCGACGCCATGATCCAGGCCGGCGACCCCTCGGTCTCCGACGAACAGGTGGCCAACATCGAACGTTCGGCCTGCCCTACCTGCGGTTCCTGTTCCGGCATGTTTACCGCCAACTCGATGAACTGCCTGACCGAAGCGCTCGGTCTGTCCCTGCCTGGCAACGGCACCATCGTCGCCACCCACGCCGACCGCAAGGCCTTGTTCCTGCGCGCCGGGCGCCTGGTGGTGGACATCGCCAAGCGCTATTACGAACAGGAGGACGCCTCGGTTCTGCCGCGCTCGATCGCGACCAAGGCCGCATTCGAGAATGCCATGGCGCTCGACGTGTCGATGGGCGGTTCGACCAACACCGTGCTGCACCTCTTGGCCGCGGCGCAGGAAGCCGGCGTGCAATTCACCATGGCCGACATCGACCGCATCTCGCGCAAGGTGCCGTGCCTGTGCAAGGTGGCGCCGGCGACCCAGGATTACCACATCGAAGACGTGCATCGCGCCGGCGGCATCGTCGGCATCCTGGGTGAGCTGGACCGCGCCGGCCTGCTCGACACCAGCGTGTCTACCGTGCACAGCAAGACGCTGGGCGAGGCGATTGCAGCCAACGACATCATGCGCACCGAGGACCCGGCGGTGCGCCAGCGCTTTCTGGCTGCGCCGGGCGGCGTGCCGACGCAAACTGCCTTCTCGCAGGACAAGCGCTTCGACAAGCTCGACAACGACCGCGCGCACGGCTGTATCCGCGACAAGGAGCATGCCTATTCCAAGGATGGCGGGTTGGCTGTCCTGTACGGCAATCTGGCGGAAAACGGCTGCATCGTGAAGACCGCCGGCGTCGATGAAAGCATTCTCAAGTTCACCGGCACCGCGCGCGTATTCGAGAGCCAGGACGATGCGGTGGATGCGATTCTGGGTGACGTGGTGAAAGAAGGCGACGTCATTATCATCCGCTACGAAGGTCCGAAGGGCGGCCCGGGCATGCAAGAGATGCTGTACCCGACCTCGTACATCAAGTCCAAGGGCCTGGGCAAGAGCTGCGCACTGTTTACGGACGGCCGTTTCTCGGGCGGTTCGTCCGGCCTCGTGATCGGCCACGCCTCGCCGGAAGCGGCGGAAGGCGGCGCCATCGGCCTGGTGGAAGACGGCGACACGATCGAGATCGACATTCCAGAGCGCCGCATGCACCTGAAGGTCAGCGATGACGAACTGGCGCGGCGCCGCGCGGCGATGGAAGCCAAGGGCGACCGCGCATGGAAGCCGGCCAACCGGCAGCGCGTGGTGTCGCAGGCGCTGCAGGCTTATGCGGCGCTGGCGACGTCCGCCGATCGCGGCGCGGTGCGCGATCTATCGCAGCTGAAGCGATAA
- a CDS encoding LysR substrate-binding domain-containing protein: MSIELRQLRYFVAVAEESHFGRAAARLHMTQPPLSQTIQALEATLGTPLFVRTKRSVALTPAGTALLPEARRILQQAGALPDLARRAASGESGLLSLSFVSTADYSVLPPLLREFREHYPKVQIELREATTDVQIDDLLQGRIDAGLLIPPLHDKARAEMDYMTVLSEPLVLVAPQGTKALRGKSGVTLDAVADMPLIIFPRRIAPAFHDAILGCFREAGLTPRIGQEAIQMQTIVGLVSAGMGIALVPQSVSNLKRPGVEYKPLADKTLQVDTGLAWRRDNASPVLRSFLELLRKKSRC; the protein is encoded by the coding sequence ATGAGTATTGAACTGCGGCAATTGCGTTATTTCGTGGCTGTGGCCGAGGAAAGCCATTTCGGCCGCGCCGCCGCGCGCCTGCACATGACCCAGCCGCCGCTGTCGCAGACGATACAGGCGCTGGAAGCCACGCTGGGCACGCCATTGTTCGTGCGCACCAAGCGCAGCGTAGCGCTCACGCCGGCCGGCACGGCGCTGCTGCCGGAAGCGCGCCGCATCCTGCAGCAGGCCGGCGCCCTGCCCGACCTGGCGCGGCGCGCGGCATCCGGCGAATCGGGCCTGCTATCGCTGTCGTTCGTGTCGACCGCCGATTACAGCGTGCTGCCGCCGCTGCTGCGCGAATTCCGCGAGCATTATCCGAAAGTCCAGATCGAGCTGCGCGAAGCAACGACCGATGTGCAAATCGACGACCTGCTGCAAGGCAGGATCGATGCCGGCTTGCTGATCCCGCCGCTGCACGACAAGGCGCGCGCCGAAATGGATTACATGACGGTGCTGTCGGAACCGCTGGTGCTGGTCGCGCCGCAAGGCACAAAGGCCTTGCGCGGCAAAAGCGGCGTGACGCTGGATGCGGTCGCCGATATGCCGCTGATCATTTTTCCGCGCCGTATCGCCCCCGCCTTCCACGACGCGATCCTCGGCTGCTTTCGCGAAGCCGGCTTGACACCCCGCATCGGCCAGGAAGCGATCCAGATGCAAACTATCGTCGGTCTGGTTTCGGCCGGTATGGGGATCGCACTTGTGCCACAATCGGTGTCGAATTTGAAACGCCCCGGCGTCGAATACAAGCCGCTCGCGGACAAAACGCTGCAAGTCGACACCGGCCTGGCCTGGCGCCGCGACAACGCATCACCGGTATTGCGCAGCTTTCTTGAACTGTTACGAAAGAAAAGCAGATGTTAG
- the lgt gene encoding prolipoprotein diacylglyceryl transferase: MLVHPLPNPIAITLGPIKVHWYGLMYLVAFIQFLVLGRVRARQPHMAAAGWKAEHLDDMLFYGVLGVVIGGRLGEVLFYNPAYYFSNPLEIFAVWKGGMSFHGGFLGVLLAMWLWARKAGRRLVDVYDFIAPMVPLGYAAGRIGNFINAELPGRVADPSLPWAMIWPNVDNLPRHPSPIYQALVDGVLLFIILWIYARKPRPPLAVGGMFVMLYGMARFFTEYFRTPDYEVAFAGITISAGQMLSLPMIAFGAITLLVTYRMHRNSLPCA; the protein is encoded by the coding sequence ATGTTAGTTCACCCTCTTCCCAACCCGATCGCGATCACCCTCGGCCCAATCAAGGTTCACTGGTACGGCCTGATGTACCTTGTCGCCTTCATCCAGTTCCTCGTGCTCGGCCGCGTGCGCGCACGCCAGCCGCACATGGCCGCCGCCGGCTGGAAGGCCGAGCACCTCGACGACATGCTGTTCTATGGCGTGCTGGGCGTGGTCATCGGCGGGCGCCTGGGCGAAGTCCTGTTCTACAACCCTGCCTATTATTTTTCCAATCCGCTGGAAATCTTCGCGGTCTGGAAAGGCGGCATGTCTTTCCATGGCGGATTCCTCGGCGTGCTGCTGGCGATGTGGCTGTGGGCGCGCAAGGCGGGGCGGCGCCTAGTCGATGTCTACGATTTCATCGCACCGATGGTGCCGCTCGGGTATGCGGCGGGGCGCATCGGCAACTTCATCAATGCCGAGCTGCCTGGTCGCGTGGCCGATCCGTCGCTGCCGTGGGCGATGATCTGGCCCAACGTCGACAACTTGCCGCGCCATCCTTCGCCGATCTACCAGGCGCTGGTCGACGGCGTCCTGCTGTTCATCATCCTGTGGATCTATGCACGCAAGCCGCGCCCGCCGCTCGCCGTGGGCGGGATGTTCGTCATGCTGTACGGGATGGCGCGTTTCTTCACCGAGTATTTCCGCACGCCGGATTATGAAGTCGCATTCGCCGGGATCACGATCTCGGCAGGCCAGATGCTGTCGCTGCCGATGATCGCATTCGGCGCTATCACGCTGCTTGTCACCTACCGGATGCATCGCAACTCCCTCCCGTGCGCATAG
- a CDS encoding enoyl-CoA hydratase/isomerase family protein, whose amino-acid sequence MAEIRLEKKDVVATVTLSNPRKLNAINVAMWNALAQTFAALSEDDSLRCVIVRGDGHNFAAGADVEEFSTVRNTMTQGMRYHTETIAQALAAISQCRHPTIAAIEGVCVGGGLEIACACDIRIAAPTARFGIPINRLGFPLAPGELQYLLQLAGKAVVLEILLEGRVFGAAEAKDKGLVNRVADDVPAEARRSAQRIAQGAPLAARMNKQLVRRLAPIPQPLTEQELHEAFAFLASQDYREGVQTFLSKRKPVFSGK is encoded by the coding sequence ATGGCAGAAATCCGACTCGAAAAGAAGGACGTCGTCGCCACCGTCACGCTGTCCAACCCGCGCAAGCTCAACGCGATCAACGTGGCGATGTGGAATGCGCTGGCGCAGACCTTTGCCGCGCTGTCGGAGGATGACTCGCTGCGCTGCGTGATCGTGCGCGGCGACGGCCACAACTTCGCGGCCGGCGCCGACGTCGAGGAATTCTCGACCGTGCGCAACACGATGACGCAAGGCATGCGCTATCACACCGAGACCATCGCGCAGGCGCTGGCGGCGATTTCGCAGTGCCGACATCCGACCATCGCCGCCATCGAGGGCGTGTGCGTCGGCGGCGGCCTCGAAATCGCCTGTGCGTGCGACATACGCATTGCCGCGCCCACCGCACGCTTCGGCATCCCGATCAACCGCCTGGGGTTCCCGCTGGCGCCGGGCGAACTGCAATACCTGCTGCAGCTGGCCGGCAAGGCGGTGGTACTGGAAATCCTGCTCGAAGGCCGGGTGTTCGGCGCCGCCGAAGCGAAAGACAAGGGCTTGGTGAACCGCGTGGCGGACGATGTCCCGGCGGAGGCGCGCAGGAGCGCGCAGCGCATCGCGCAGGGCGCGCCGCTGGCAGCGCGCATGAACAAGCAACTGGTGCGGCGCCTGGCGCCGATACCGCAGCCGTTGACCGAACAGGAACTGCACGAAGCATTCGCCTTCCTCGCGTCGCAGGATTACCGCGAGGGCGTGCAGACTTTCCTCAGCAAACGCAAGCCGGTTTTCTCGGGTAAATGA
- a CDS encoding malonyl-CoA synthase, with product MTMNLYSLFEAHFPQDRTACCIETHDGLYYSWNDLDRATAKLANLLAGLNLPAGARIAAQVDKSPEALMLYLATIRAGFVYLPLNTAYRAAEISYFIDDAAPSVVVCSPQNFGWVSQIAFAGGTKHVFTLGDDRSGSLLVRATHQSNSFDTVDKDPDELAAILYTSGTTGRSKGAMLTHRNLASNAEVLHDYWRWQAGDVLLHALPLFHVHGLFVASHGALLSGSKMIFLPKFDSAEVIRHLPRATVFMGVPTYYVRLLADPAFGRDVCSNMRLFVSGSAPLLADTFTEFAQRTGHTILERYGMSETTMLTSNPYDGERTGGTVGLPLPGVSVRVVKSGGTPCAPEEIGDIQVKGPNVFKGYWRMPEKTAEEFTQDGYFQTGDVGKFDARGYLSIVGRSKDLIITGGYNVYPKEVEAVIDDIDSVVESAVIGVPHQDFGEAVTAVVVVKPDSTVSEVDVLAYLKERLANFKVPKRVHFVPDLPRNAMGKVQKNVLRERFAGS from the coding sequence ATGACAATGAACCTGTACTCCCTGTTCGAAGCGCATTTTCCGCAGGATCGGACCGCGTGCTGCATCGAGACGCACGACGGCCTTTACTATTCATGGAACGACCTCGACCGCGCGACCGCGAAGCTGGCCAACCTGCTGGCCGGACTGAACCTGCCGGCAGGCGCACGCATCGCGGCGCAGGTCGACAAGTCGCCGGAAGCGCTGATGCTCTATCTGGCGACCATACGCGCCGGCTTCGTCTACTTGCCGCTGAATACGGCGTACCGTGCCGCGGAAATATCCTATTTCATCGATGACGCGGCGCCTTCGGTCGTCGTGTGTTCTCCGCAAAATTTCGGCTGGGTATCGCAAATCGCGTTCGCGGGCGGCACGAAGCATGTGTTTACACTCGGCGACGACCGCAGCGGCTCGCTGCTGGTGCGCGCTACGCACCAGTCCAACAGCTTCGACACCGTAGACAAGGACCCGGACGAGCTCGCCGCCATCCTCTACACTTCCGGCACCACCGGCCGCAGCAAGGGCGCAATGCTCACGCATCGCAACCTCGCGTCGAACGCCGAAGTCCTGCACGACTACTGGCGCTGGCAAGCGGGCGACGTGCTGCTGCATGCGCTGCCGCTGTTCCATGTGCATGGTTTGTTCGTCGCGTCGCATGGCGCCCTGCTAAGCGGCAGCAAGATGATCTTCCTGCCGAAGTTCGACAGCGCCGAAGTGATCCGGCATCTGCCGCGTGCCACCGTGTTCATGGGCGTGCCGACCTATTACGTGCGGCTGCTGGCCGATCCCGCATTCGGGCGCGACGTATGCAGCAACATGCGGCTGTTCGTCTCGGGCTCGGCTCCGCTGCTGGCCGACACTTTCACCGAATTCGCACAGCGCACCGGGCACACGATCCTCGAGCGCTACGGCATGAGCGAAACCACGATGCTGACCTCCAACCCATACGACGGCGAGCGCACCGGCGGCACGGTGGGCCTGCCTCTGCCGGGCGTCTCGGTGCGCGTGGTGAAAAGCGGCGGCACGCCGTGCGCGCCGGAGGAAATCGGCGACATCCAGGTCAAGGGGCCGAACGTGTTCAAGGGGTACTGGCGCATGCCGGAAAAGACTGCCGAGGAATTCACGCAGGACGGCTATTTCCAGACCGGCGACGTGGGCAAGTTCGACGCCCGCGGCTACCTGTCCATCGTCGGGCGCAGCAAGGATCTGATCATCACCGGCGGCTACAACGTCTATCCGAAGGAGGTCGAAGCGGTCATCGACGACATCGACAGCGTGGTCGAGTCGGCCGTGATCGGCGTGCCGCACCAGGACTTCGGCGAGGCGGTCACTGCGGTGGTGGTCGTGAAGCCCGATTCGACCGTTTCCGAGGTCGACGTGCTGGCCTACCTGAAGGAACGTCTCGCCAACTTCAAGGTTCCCAAGCGCGTGCACTTCGTGCCCGACCTGCCGCGCAACGCGATGGGCAAGGTGCAAAAGAACGTGCTGCGCGAACGGTTCGCCGGCAGCTGA
- a CDS encoding sulfite exporter TauE/SafE family protein: MDISLVAALLALGAAVGFAAGLLGVGGGMLLVPFMTMLFAAKGFPQEHIVHMAIATSLATIMFTSISSVRAHHARRAVLWPVVKLLAPGILIGSWIGPWIGAHLNSSTLALAFAVFVAFSGTQMLLDKKPAAARQLPQAPGMFAAGGAIGVLAGLVGAGGGFVSVPFMTWCNVKIHNAVATSAALGFPIALAGTLSNVYFGMKVADLPASSLGFIYLPALLVISLASVSTASLGAKTAHSLPVKTLKKVFALLLYSLASYMLYKAFG, from the coding sequence ATGGATATCTCGCTCGTGGCCGCGCTGCTCGCGCTGGGCGCCGCGGTCGGATTTGCCGCCGGCTTGCTCGGCGTCGGCGGCGGCATGCTGCTGGTGCCGTTCATGACGATGCTCTTCGCGGCGAAGGGGTTCCCGCAGGAGCATATCGTCCACATGGCGATCGCCACGTCGCTGGCGACCATCATGTTCACCTCGATCTCTTCCGTGCGCGCGCATCATGCGCGCCGCGCGGTGTTGTGGCCGGTGGTGAAGCTGCTGGCGCCAGGCATCCTGATCGGTTCATGGATCGGGCCGTGGATCGGCGCACACTTGAATTCGTCGACGCTGGCTCTGGCATTCGCGGTATTCGTGGCATTTTCCGGCACCCAGATGCTGCTCGATAAAAAGCCTGCGGCTGCGCGCCAGTTGCCTCAGGCGCCGGGCATGTTCGCCGCAGGCGGCGCCATCGGCGTGCTGGCGGGCCTGGTGGGCGCCGGCGGCGGCTTCGTGTCGGTGCCGTTCATGACCTGGTGTAACGTCAAGATTCACAATGCGGTGGCCACCAGCGCCGCGCTCGGCTTTCCGATCGCGCTGGCCGGCACGCTGTCGAACGTCTACTTCGGCATGAAGGTGGCGGATTTGCCGGCCTCGTCGCTCGGCTTCATTTACCTGCCGGCGCTGCTGGTGATTTCGCTGGCCAGCGTCAGCACCGCGTCGCTGGGTGCGAAGACCGCGCACAGCCTGCCGGTCAAAACCCTGAAAAAGGTGTTCGCGCTCCTGCTGTATTCGCTGGCCTCGTACATGCTGTACAAGGCCTTCGGGTAA
- a CDS encoding EVE domain-containing protein, with amino-acid sequence MQYWLMKSEPDEASIDDVLAAPGQTVAWVGVRNYQARNFMCDAMHVGDGVLFYHSSCAEPGIAGLAEVASTPYPDGTQFDPKSKYFDPKASRENPRWMLVDVRATRKTRLLTLAELRAHPELADMQVLRRGNRLSITAVTPEEWRCIIRQLS; translated from the coding sequence ATGCAGTACTGGCTGATGAAATCCGAACCGGATGAAGCAAGCATCGACGATGTGCTCGCCGCGCCCGGCCAGACAGTGGCTTGGGTTGGCGTGCGCAACTATCAGGCGCGTAATTTCATGTGCGATGCGATGCATGTCGGCGACGGTGTGCTGTTCTATCACTCCAGCTGCGCCGAGCCCGGCATAGCAGGGCTGGCTGAGGTGGCCAGCACGCCTTATCCGGACGGCACGCAGTTCGATCCGAAGAGCAAATATTTCGACCCTAAGGCTTCGCGCGAGAATCCGCGCTGGATGCTGGTCGATGTGCGCGCCACTAGGAAAACAAGGTTGTTGACGCTGGCCGAATTGCGAGCGCATCCCGAGTTGGCGGACATGCAAGTCCTTCGGCGCGGCAACCGCCTTTCCATCACGGCGGTCACGCCCGAGGAATGGCGGTGTATCATCCGGCAACTTAGTTGA
- a CDS encoding cell division protein ZapA: MIQLDVSIMGQAYKLACREGEESALREAVAYLDEKMCAIRDAGKIKGNDRIAVMAALGIAAELLATKSAEGPFADMTLAEINQKIAAMHAVIDVALAPQENLF, translated from the coding sequence ATGATCCAGCTCGACGTGTCGATCATGGGACAGGCCTACAAGCTCGCGTGCAGGGAAGGCGAGGAGTCGGCATTGCGCGAAGCCGTCGCTTATCTCGACGAGAAAATGTGCGCGATCCGCGACGCCGGAAAGATCAAGGGCAACGACCGCATCGCGGTGATGGCGGCGCTGGGCATCGCGGCCGAACTGCTGGCGACAAAGTCCGCGGAAGGGCCGTTCGCCGACATGACGCTGGCCGAAATCAATCAAAAAATTGCGGCAATGCATGCCGTGATTGACGTTGCGCTGGCACCGCAGGAAAACCTTTTTTGA
- a CDS encoding DUF904 domain-containing protein produces MSSKSRFNPLNLLTQIQLPHYSCGMLSEFHQLSEKVDQLAELAQSLRRENADLRLTLASLTSENADLSRRIHEAYQRVALLLEKIPASHESEEAV; encoded by the coding sequence TTGTCTTCAAAAAGCCGCTTTAACCCGTTGAATCTGTTGACGCAAATTCAGTTGCCCCACTATAGTTGCGGGATGCTTTCCGAATTTCATCAACTCTCCGAAAAAGTCGACCAGCTGGCTGAGCTGGCGCAGTCCTTGCGCCGTGAAAATGCCGATCTGCGCTTGACGTTGGCTTCGCTTACCTCCGAGAACGCGGATCTGTCGCGGCGCATTCACGAGGCGTATCAACGCGTCGCCTTACTGCTGGAAAAAATCCCGGCATCGCATGAAAGCGAGGAGGCGGTATGA